A genomic region of Sphingobium sp. HWE2-09 contains the following coding sequences:
- a CDS encoding FAD assembly factor SdhE, with product MNDDPLMRRLKFRAWHRGTREADYSVGGFFERYHAEWNAEEIAWFERFMEEQDADIIGWALGTIPVPDAWKGPMMDKFLKLDFVKITN from the coding sequence ATGAACGACGATCCCCTGATGCGCCGCCTCAAATTCCGGGCCTGGCACCGCGGCACGCGCGAAGCGGATTATAGCGTCGGCGGTTTCTTCGAACGCTATCATGCCGAATGGAACGCGGAGGAGATCGCCTGGTTCGAACGTTTCATGGAAGAACAGGATGCCGACATCATCGGCTGGGCGCTCGGCACCATTCCGGTCCCCGACGCATGGAAAGGCCCGATGATGGACAAATTCCTGAAACTCGATTTCGTGAAAATCACGAACTGA
- a CDS encoding NAD kinase, producing MSSEPRRALVASPTQAARAAEERLRATYDFVAVDQADMIIALGGDGFMLQTLHSMLEGRRIVPIFGMNLGTVGFLMNEWRLERLDQRLEKAKSFKVNPLRMTVDTVDGERFSIPAINEVSLLRETRQTAKLEVQVNGRAVLPELVCDGVLVATPAGSTAYNLSAHGPILPLGSALMALTPISPFRPRRWRGAILPENTIIRFTVLDPVKRPVSAVADQREVRDVAQVEVGIDRATPLTLLFDPEHTLDDRIAAEQFIA from the coding sequence ATGAGCAGCGAGCCACGGCGCGCCCTCGTCGCGTCCCCGACCCAGGCCGCGCGCGCGGCGGAAGAACGACTGCGCGCCACATACGATTTCGTGGCCGTGGACCAGGCCGACATGATCATCGCCCTAGGCGGCGACGGCTTCATGCTCCAGACGCTCCATTCGATGCTGGAGGGGCGACGGATCGTCCCGATCTTCGGGATGAACCTCGGCACGGTCGGCTTCCTGATGAACGAATGGCGGCTTGAACGGCTCGACCAGCGGCTGGAAAAGGCCAAGAGCTTCAAGGTCAATCCGCTGCGCATGACGGTGGACACCGTCGATGGCGAACGTTTCTCTATTCCTGCCATCAACGAAGTCTCTCTGCTGCGCGAAACCCGCCAGACCGCCAAGCTGGAGGTGCAGGTGAACGGCCGCGCCGTGCTGCCCGAATTGGTGTGCGACGGCGTCCTGGTGGCGACCCCGGCCGGGTCCACCGCCTATAATCTGTCGGCCCATGGCCCTATCCTGCCGCTGGGATCGGCGCTGATGGCGCTCACGCCGATCAGCCCGTTCCGCCCGCGCCGCTGGCGCGGCGCCATCCTGCCGGAAAACACCATCATCCGCTTTACCGTGCTGGACCCAGTCAAACGGCCCGTCAGCGCCGTGGCCGACCAGCGCGAAGTACGCGACGTGGCCCAGGTGGAGGTCGGCATAGACCGCGCCACCCCGCTGACCTTGTTGTTCGACCCCGAACATACGCTGGACGACCGCATCGCCGCCGAACAATTCATCGCATAA
- a CDS encoding GIY-YIG nuclease family protein has product MERARRGGWVYIMADRYRGTMYVGVTSDLTLRIHQHRSGDGSDFCARYALRRLVWTERGDDIVACIEQEKRIKRWRRQWKFELIEKINPEWRDMFEMLT; this is encoded by the coding sequence ATGGAACGCGCACGACGGGGCGGCTGGGTTTATATCATGGCCGATCGGTATCGCGGCACGATGTATGTCGGAGTGACATCCGATCTGACCCTGCGCATCCATCAGCACCGCTCCGGCGACGGGTCGGATTTTTGCGCGCGCTATGCTCTCCGCCGCCTCGTTTGGACGGAACGCGGCGACGACATCGTGGCGTGTATCGAGCAGGAAAAACGCATCAAGCGCTGGCGGCGGCAATGGAAATTTGAGTTGATTGAAAAAATCAATCCCGAGTGGCGGGATATGTTTGAAATGCTCACCTAG
- a CDS encoding TorF family putative porin: MAWLGTLLLIGHAFPAAAQYASGPAITLEAASDERRRGLSWSDGDPVLRGAVSVPIADGFSLDGAATTLWASGRHGGADAVIDLGTTYARQLGGFRLTAEGRYHLFPGASRANDDGWGYGEIGAGAGFLIGPASLDLSASYAPRQSAIGGDNLYLSASAATAIPGTPLTVSARIGRSSGDVRDPFRAARLRPDGTYWDHGVSIDYTKGRWSTGLRYANSNIDGPGRDHAGATLIGRVSLTL; the protein is encoded by the coding sequence ATGGCATGGCTCGGCACGCTTCTGCTCATCGGCCATGCCTTTCCGGCCGCCGCCCAATATGCGTCCGGCCCCGCCATCACGCTCGAAGCCGCCAGCGACGAACGCCGCCGCGGCCTTAGCTGGAGCGATGGCGATCCGGTGCTGCGCGGTGCCGTCTCCGTGCCCATCGCCGATGGCTTCAGCCTAGACGGCGCGGCGACGACATTGTGGGCCAGCGGTCGCCATGGTGGCGCGGATGCGGTGATCGATCTTGGCACGACCTATGCCCGGCAGTTGGGCGGCTTCCGGCTGACGGCGGAGGGGCGCTACCACCTCTTCCCCGGCGCATCGCGCGCCAATGATGACGGCTGGGGCTATGGCGAAATCGGTGCGGGGGCAGGCTTCCTGATCGGCCCGGCCAGCCTGGACCTGTCCGCCAGCTACGCGCCGCGCCAATCGGCGATCGGCGGCGACAATCTCTATCTGTCCGCGTCGGCCGCCACCGCCATCCCCGGCACGCCGCTCACCGTCTCGGCCCGGATCGGCCGATCCTCGGGCGACGTTCGCGATCCCTTCCGCGCCGCCCGTCTGCGGCCGGACGGCACCTATTGGGACCATGGCGTCAGCATCGACTACACCAAAGGCCGCTGGTCCACCGGCCTGCGCTACGCCAACAGCAACATCGATGGCCCCGGCCGCGACCACGCCGGCGCAACCCTGATCGGCAGGGTAAGCCTCACCCTGTAA
- a CDS encoding MAPEG family protein has protein sequence MPVELTILAWGMVLLLVHIFAAAHVKTKQYGPKWNMGARDESLPPMNALAGRLARAQANFMETLPIAIVALIGVVVAGKTSEWTAMGGWIWLGARIVYLPLYGFGVPVVRTIIFMASLVGILIALWPLLTV, from the coding sequence ATGCCTGTAGAACTCACGATTCTCGCTTGGGGCATGGTGCTGCTCCTGGTCCATATCTTCGCCGCCGCCCATGTGAAGACGAAACAATATGGCCCGAAATGGAATATGGGCGCCCGCGACGAAAGCCTGCCGCCGATGAATGCGCTCGCCGGACGCCTCGCCCGCGCGCAAGCCAATTTCATGGAAACCCTGCCCATCGCCATCGTCGCGCTGATCGGCGTCGTCGTGGCGGGCAAGACCAGCGAATGGACCGCGATGGGCGGCTGGATCTGGCTTGGCGCGCGGATCGTCTATCTGCCGCTCTACGGCTTTGGCGTGCCCGTCGTGCGCACCATCATCTTCATGGCCAGCCTGGTCGGCATCCTCATCGCGCTCTGGCCACTGCTGACCGTCTAA
- the mfd gene encoding transcription-repair coupling factor, with amino-acid sequence MTDLQKILRAKAPLTLSGVPAGFQPWLLADIARAAGAAGGRAVFVASDEQQARAIADTAQYFAPEIEMIDIPAWDCLPYDRASPSLRAASARLAGFYALQAPPKGPQLVLTTLAAMTQRTLTPFRVRQLVAKLAPKERIAIQTLAAMLQANGYVRTDTVHDRGEFAIRGGIVDLFPGGEEQPLRLDFFGDEIETVRRFDPSDQRTTGSVDGFTLLPASEALLDEDTIKRFRSRYRETFGATATGDPLYQAVSEGRRLAGMEHWLPLFEDKLVPLADHLGEGAVIIRDHGVAGAADSRFEAIRDYHANRIQAKTSDPGAYRPLKPDTLYLDAAQWDAAVATLPMHASTPFHEPESATVLDFAVDGPRDFAPERAQTTNVYEAVGKHIAALRRDKKKIIIASYSLGARERLSGLLADHDVSRLATADGWQEALGIAAKGSVTLTVLPLDHGFTAPDIAVLTEQDMLGDRLVRRAKRKKSADAFLQELATLSPGDLVVHMDHGIGRYEGLTQIPVSKAAHDCVALTYAGGDKLYVPVENLEVLSRYGSENEGVSLDKLGGEAWQRRKAKMKERIREIAGELLKTAAARALRAATVAEPDHAGYPAFVDRFPYQETDDQDRAISDVIEDLGAGKPMDRLVCGDVGFGKTEVALRAAFVAAMAGMQVVLICPTTLLARQHHMQFEERFRGFPVNIGRLSRLVPDKEAKATKAGLADGTIDIVIGTHALLAKGLDFKRLGLVVVDEEQRFGVTHKERLKSLKTDVHVLTLTATPIPRTLQMAMSGLRELSVIQTPPVDRLAVRSYIMPWDGVVIREALLREHYRGGQSFFVVPRIADLTEIEEFLRNEVPEIKAIVAHGQMSATDVEERMSAFYDKRYDVLLSTTIVESGLDIPSANTLIIHRADRFGLAQLYQLRGRVGRSKTRAYAYFTTPANRIITETAEKRLKVLSDLDTLGAGFQLASHDLDIRGAGNLVGDEQSGHIKEVGFELYQSMLEEAIMDAKAGGVGIEKRSDSFSPQISVDAPILIPDDYVPDLDLRMGLYRRINEIEDRGGLESFAAELIDRFGKLPLPTQNLLKIIEIKQNCVTANISKIDMGAKGALVSFFEDRFPNPAGLIAYVQRLDGVARLRPDSKVVVNRAWPDPQARLNGALQLSKGLAKAAG; translated from the coding sequence ATGACCGATCTCCAGAAAATCCTGCGGGCAAAGGCGCCCCTCACCCTGTCCGGCGTCCCCGCAGGCTTCCAGCCCTGGCTGCTGGCCGACATCGCCCGGGCAGCAGGCGCCGCTGGCGGCCGCGCCGTTTTCGTCGCGTCGGACGAGCAGCAGGCCCGCGCCATCGCGGACACGGCACAGTATTTCGCGCCGGAGATCGAGATGATCGACATCCCCGCATGGGACTGCCTGCCCTATGACCGGGCCAGCCCCTCGCTCCGCGCCGCCTCCGCGCGCTTGGCGGGTTTCTACGCCCTACAAGCGCCACCCAAAGGCCCGCAACTGGTCCTCACCACGCTGGCCGCCATGACCCAGCGCACGCTCACCCCCTTCCGCGTGCGGCAACTGGTCGCCAAACTCGCGCCCAAGGAACGGATCGCGATCCAGACGCTGGCCGCCATGCTGCAGGCCAACGGCTATGTCCGCACCGACACGGTCCACGACCGGGGCGAGTTCGCCATTCGCGGCGGCATCGTGGACCTCTTTCCCGGCGGCGAGGAACAGCCGCTGCGCCTCGACTTCTTCGGCGACGAGATCGAGACCGTCCGCCGCTTCGATCCGTCGGACCAGCGCACCACCGGCAGCGTCGACGGCTTCACCCTCCTCCCCGCCTCCGAAGCGCTGCTGGACGAGGACACGATCAAGCGCTTCCGCAGCCGCTACCGCGAAACCTTCGGCGCCACCGCGACCGGCGACCCACTCTATCAGGCGGTCAGCGAAGGCCGCCGCCTGGCTGGCATGGAACATTGGCTTCCCCTGTTCGAAGACAAGCTGGTCCCCCTAGCCGACCATCTGGGCGAAGGGGCCGTCATCATCCGCGACCATGGCGTCGCAGGGGCCGCCGACAGCCGGTTCGAAGCGATCCGCGACTATCACGCCAACCGCATCCAGGCGAAGACGTCAGATCCCGGCGCCTACCGCCCACTCAAGCCCGACACCCTCTATCTTGACGCCGCTCAGTGGGACGCCGCCGTCGCCACCCTGCCGATGCACGCCAGCACGCCCTTCCATGAACCCGAAAGCGCCACCGTCCTCGACTTCGCCGTAGACGGCCCCCGCGATTTCGCCCCCGAACGCGCGCAAACCACCAACGTCTACGAAGCCGTCGGCAAGCATATCGCCGCGCTCCGCCGCGATAAGAAGAAAATCATCATCGCCAGCTACTCGCTCGGCGCACGCGAGCGCCTCTCCGGCCTGCTCGCCGACCATGACGTCTCCCGCCTCGCCACCGCTGACGGCTGGCAGGAAGCGCTCGGCATCGCCGCCAAAGGCAGCGTCACACTCACCGTCCTGCCGCTCGACCATGGTTTCACCGCGCCCGACATCGCCGTCCTCACCGAACAGGATATGCTGGGCGACCGCCTCGTCCGCCGCGCCAAGCGCAAAAAAAGCGCCGACGCTTTCCTCCAGGAACTCGCCACCCTCTCCCCCGGCGATCTCGTCGTCCATATGGATCACGGCATCGGCCGCTATGAAGGGCTGACGCAAATCCCGGTCAGCAAGGCCGCGCATGATTGCGTCGCCCTGACCTATGCCGGCGGCGACAAACTCTACGTTCCGGTAGAAAATCTCGAAGTCCTCTCCCGCTACGGCTCCGAAAACGAAGGCGTCAGCCTCGACAAGCTGGGCGGCGAAGCCTGGCAGCGGCGCAAGGCCAAGATGAAGGAGCGCATCCGCGAAATCGCGGGCGAACTCCTGAAAACCGCCGCCGCCCGCGCCCTGCGCGCCGCCACCGTGGCCGAACCCGACCATGCCGGTTACCCCGCCTTCGTCGATCGCTTCCCCTATCAGGAAACCGACGATCAGGACCGCGCGATCAGCGACGTGATCGAAGACCTTGGCGCAGGCAAGCCGATGGACCGTCTCGTCTGCGGCGATGTCGGCTTCGGCAAGACCGAGGTCGCTTTGCGCGCCGCCTTCGTCGCAGCGATGGCCGGGATGCAGGTCGTGCTGATCTGCCCCACCACATTGCTAGCGCGCCAGCATCATATGCAGTTTGAGGAGCGCTTCCGCGGCTTCCCCGTCAATATCGGCCGCCTCTCCCGCCTCGTCCCCGACAAGGAGGCGAAAGCGACCAAAGCGGGCTTGGCCGACGGCACGATCGACATCGTCATCGGCACCCACGCCCTGCTGGCCAAGGGGCTGGACTTCAAACGCCTGGGCCTTGTCGTCGTGGACGAAGAACAGCGCTTCGGCGTCACCCACAAGGAACGGCTGAAGTCGCTCAAGACCGACGTCCACGTCCTGACGCTCACCGCCACGCCCATCCCGCGCACGCTGCAAATGGCGATGTCGGGCCTGCGCGAACTCTCCGTCATTCAAACCCCGCCGGTCGATCGCCTCGCGGTGCGCAGCTACATCATGCCCTGGGACGGCGTCGTCATCCGCGAAGCTCTGCTGCGCGAACATTATCGCGGCGGCCAGAGCTTCTTCGTCGTCCCGCGCATCGCCGATCTTACTGAGATCGAGGAGTTCCTGCGCAACGAAGTCCCGGAAATCAAGGCCATCGTCGCCCACGGCCAGATGAGCGCCACCGATGTCGAAGAGCGCATGTCCGCTTTCTACGACAAGCGCTACGACGTGCTGCTCTCCACCACCATCGTGGAATCCGGCCTCGACATCCCCAGCGCCAACACACTCATCATCCACCGTGCCGACCGCTTCGGCCTCGCCCAGCTTTACCAGCTGCGTGGCCGCGTCGGCCGGTCGAAGACCCGCGCCTATGCCTATTTCACTACGCCCGCCAATCGCATCATCACTGAAACCGCGGAAAAGCGGCTGAAAGTCCTGTCCGACCTCGACACGCTGGGCGCAGGCTTCCAACTCGCCTCCCACGACCTCGACATTCGCGGCGCGGGCAATCTGGTCGGCGACGAACAGTCGGGCCATATCAAGGAAGTCGGGTTCGAACTCTACCAGTCGATGCTGGAAGAGGCGATCATGGACGCCAAGGCAGGCGGGGTCGGGATCGAGAAACGCAGCGACAGCTTCTCCCCCCAGATCAGCGTCGACGCGCCCATCCTCATCCCCGACGATTATGTGCCCGACCTCGACCTGCGCATGGGCCTCTACCGCCGCATCAACGAGATCGAGGATCGGGGTGGCCTGGAATCCTTCGCCGCCGAACTGATCGACCGCTTCGGCAAGCTGCCTTTGCCCACGCAAAACCTGCTCAAGATCATCGAGATCAAGCAGAATTGCGTCACCGCCAACATCTCGAAGATCGACATGGGGGCCAAGGGCGCGCTCGTCAGCTTCTTCGAAGACCGCTTCCCCAACCCGGCTGGCCTCATCGCCTATGTCCAGCGCCTCGACGGCGTCGCCCGCCTGCGCCCCGACAGCAAAGTCGTCGTCAACCGCGCCTGGCCCGACCCACAGGCAAGGCTCAACGGCGCGCTGCAATTGTCGAAGGGGCTGGCGAAAGCGGCAGGGTGA
- the moaA gene encoding GTP 3',8-cyclase MoaA: MVMADPARKPMTDGLGRRISYLRISVTDRCDLRCRYCMAEKMQFLPKDQVLTLEEIALLADLFIARGITKIRLTGGEPLVRRDIGDLVHRIGRHIGAGLEELTLTTNGTRLVDHADMLVDAGVRRINVSLDSRDPERFAHVTRGGRIEQVLAGLDVARDAGLAVKINMVALKGVNEDEILPMLRWCGSKGFDLTLIETMPLGDTGEDRTDHYLPLTQVADRIRRDHKLTPLSHRTGGPARYHAVDGMGIKLGLITPLTQNFCADCNRIRMTCEGKIFMCLGHEDHVDFKAALREGGLPAVEPLIDRALRLKPAAHDFRIGAGEGAATRRHMNVTGG, from the coding sequence ATGGTCATGGCCGATCCCGCGCGCAAACCGATGACCGACGGCCTTGGCCGCCGGATCAGCTATCTGCGCATCTCCGTGACCGACCGCTGCGATCTGCGCTGCCGATACTGTATGGCGGAAAAAATGCAGTTCCTGCCCAAGGATCAGGTGCTGACGCTGGAAGAGATCGCGCTGCTCGCCGATCTGTTCATCGCCCGCGGCATTACCAAGATCCGCCTGACCGGCGGCGAACCGCTGGTACGGCGCGATATCGGCGATCTGGTCCACCGGATCGGCCGCCATATCGGGGCGGGGCTGGAGGAACTGACGCTCACCACCAATGGCACCCGCCTTGTCGACCATGCCGACATGCTGGTGGATGCAGGCGTGCGACGCATCAATGTCAGCCTCGACAGTCGCGACCCAGAGCGCTTCGCCCATGTGACGCGCGGCGGCCGGATCGAACAGGTTTTGGCCGGACTGGACGTGGCGCGCGACGCAGGCCTTGCGGTCAAGATCAACATGGTGGCGCTCAAGGGCGTCAACGAAGATGAAATTCTGCCGATGCTGCGCTGGTGCGGCAGCAAGGGCTTTGACCTGACGCTGATCGAAACCATGCCGCTGGGCGACACCGGCGAGGATCGCACCGATCATTATCTGCCGCTGACCCAGGTGGCCGACAGGATTCGTCGCGATCACAAGCTGACGCCCCTCTCCCACCGCACCGGCGGCCCGGCGCGCTACCACGCGGTCGATGGCATGGGGATCAAACTCGGCCTCATCACTCCGCTCACCCAGAATTTCTGCGCCGATTGCAACCGCATCCGCATGACATGCGAGGGCAAGATCTTCATGTGCCTGGGCCATGAGGACCATGTCGATTTCAAGGCCGCCCTGCGCGAAGGCGGCCTGCCCGCCGTCGAACCGCTGATCGATCGGGCGCTCCGCCTGAAGCCCGCCGCCCACGACTTCCGCATCGGCGCAGGCGAAGGCGCGGCCACCCGCCGCCACATGAACGTCACCGGCGGATGA